TGAGTTCCTTCCCTTCAAAACCGTATTTTGTAACTCCCTTCTTCCCGATCTTGATCATACCCAGGTAATGGCACTTGATGTGCCGGGCACGTATGAAGCGAATCACCTCCGAGCAGGTGAACCAGCTGTCGGCAAGCAGGTAGTCAAAGCGGATGCCCTTTCTAATGGCTCGCTTTATCATGGTTATCATCAACTGGATCTTGCTCTCCCCGTACTCTTTTGCCCGCGTTACAACGGGGGAGGCTTCATCTCTATCCCTGGAAAACCGCGATTCGAGCTCCTTGTCGCTCATGCTGAAGTTGTTCTTCTTGCCCTTCTCCCCGAGGATGGCGAAGTCGAGGATGAACTGGCTCTTGCCATCCGTGATGCCCAGAAAGAGAGATTTGAAACCAAGGATCGTCTTGTGTCCCAGGTGGGAATAGACCCTGCCGATGTTTTCAATACGCCTTCCCGTCTTGGGAAAGTCGGTATCGTCCACCATCAGGCAAACAGTTTGATGCTTGTGGTCACTTCTCACGCGAACCTTGTTCCATATTTGAATGGTGAAGTGGTAGAGTATCTTGCGCCAATCATAAATTTCGTTGTTCACAAAACGGTAGAAAACATCCTTTTCGCAGCCAAAGAAGCCGCTTAAGGATGATCGACAATAATTGTAAGGATTCTTGATCATGAAACAGGGGAACATAATCAGCAACTCGAGCACCTGCAGCAGGGAATACTTGCTGTTGCATTTGCTCCTGCTCCCGAAGAGGACCTTCTCCGACATGTTGAAACCTTTTAGCATATCCGTCAGGGTAAAAAGGGCACTGTTTGAATCATCTTTCTTGAAAAAAACGCTGATTTCTGATAAAATGGAGTTACTTTTGTATATCGGCATAGGGCTGTTAGTATTTTTGGTTTTGACGCTTAAATATACTAATAATCTGTGAATTACAGAAGCCTCTATGCCGTTTTTTTATGCGATTATTTTTACTGAATTTTTACTTGCGAAACTTGAATAATGTAATTCTTGAAAAATCACTATCAAACGGATTTCGAGGATATTTATCTTCCTTATAATCTACAGTTTTATTACCTTTTGAATCTCTGAAACGTTCGGGATACAATAAAGTCTCCCATCTTTCCCGAATTTCTCTGTCAGTCATGATTTAGTTTATGAATTAAATGTGGAAGGATATTATGCTTATATCCAATTCTTAATGATGATGATTTTTCCAAAAGTTGATGTGCAATCCAAGCTCTATCTATTATGGGTGAAAATAATAGCGATCGAGAAAGAAGATTTAATAATTCCTCATCGCCTATAAGATAATCCCCGATAAAATGATAAGATTCTCCACTCTCCAAAATATATCCACTAGTAAAGCCCAGATGTTTAAGGACTTTAATTACAATTTTTACATTTGTCAATCCAATAGGAATGTGGAAATCTAATAATGGTAAATGCTTAATCTGTCCATTAATCAACTTCACCTTCGAATTTAAGGCTACATTTCTGGATGGGAAATTTTCATGAGAGAAATCATTGAGTTGGTACAAATTTTTAATCCAAAACTCATCCACTGCTTTATTATGATCCAACGCACTCCCTAAAATTTTATTAGATACTATTTCTCTTCCAAAATACGTAAGCATAATAGAGTCCCAAAAAGGCAATTTATATTTACTCCTAATAGCCATTGCCTCTTTGTATTGGATATTTTCAATGGCACCAAAATTTATCCTATCTTGTAATAATATTTGCTTTGGAAAATAATGAAATAACACTTCATTAATTTCAGGTATATTAGAGTAAATTTCTTGTAAAACTTCAATTGTGTTCATAAAACTAATTAAACTTCCCTCTCTCTTTAAAACAACTTTTATTCAAAAATAAATCAGTTTCTTGAGATCGGCGAATTGACTGAATTCAAGAAACAAAGCGGCCGCCTGTTATATTTCCCACTGGTCTTTTGTATTATAGTCCTTGGCTACCAGGATCCTGAATCATACAGGGTCTAAGAATAAATACGCTCTTTGCTGAATGCCGATCTCCCAACGTTGAAAGCGATCATCCTGTTTTTTTTTATAGACCTTGGCATGAAGCTTCGACCATGGATAATGTATTGTATCAAGATCTGTAACTTTATGTTTAACTGAGAGTAAGATCTATCCATAGATGCTTTAAATTGATATTATCTCCATTCAGCCTGCTAGAAACAGAATTGTAGCACGTTAATTTTCTCTTTGTATAATCCTTAACAAGTAAATCTTCATTTTTCCATATCAGCTTGCTATCACTGGCCAATTTTATCTGTTCTTTTATCCATTCGTTCACTTTTCTGAACCAGTATGCAGAAGAGTCAGTCTGTATGTATCCAATCAATCCTGCATATTTTACGTCCCTACCGTGACGTCCATTTTTAAAACGTTCAATTCCTCCAGAATTACTAATACATATTGTCTCTTGATACTCACCGTGAACATACTCTTTTTTCCTTTTCTTCGGCAGCTTTGAATTTAGTCTCTTTGCCTCAAATTTAACTAACGCCGGATAATCATCGCTCCAGATATCATGATCCTGTGCATAAGCAGAAGTTCCGAAGACTGCAAAGTCCGTAGATGTTTCTTCTTTTGTACTTTCTTTATTTTGATGATGAAAGTAAAACGGATACTCACAAGGTTTGTGGAAATTCAGACATTTACAAAGACTGTTTGTGATTGTGTTTTCATTTTCATCTATTTTAGCATCAAAGGAAGATAGAGTTATAACAATATATTCAAAAATCTTATTGACGATAGTATGATCCTGTGCACTGGAAAGTTTTCCAAAAGTGTTATCAAAGGTTTTCTCCATTACTTCCCCTGTTTATATAAATCCAAAAAAGTTTCATCGGCATCCCTTATAGCGATGGAACGGAGCCAGTATCTTTTTTGGTTCGGTTTATAAATGAATATCACATTCTTATGGTAAACCTTTACGATTCTTCTCACCCAAATATTATATCCCTGCCTGCTTTCCATCAGATTTCCCAATTTGACCTCTATTTCTTCAATACTTGCGGGAATATCCGTCTCCGGTTTATCTCCCAGAACAAACGGGTAAGCGACAAACTCATTTCCAACGATGGGCTTAAACGGTTTAAAAGCGTCATAAACTGAATTCAGAATGCTGCAGAAAAGAACACCATACGCTTCCAAATCATATTTATCCGGACGGTTTAGCACGACACTTTTTTCTCCAAGTTTTCTGAATTCAGAATAATAAACCGATATATCGGAAAGTAATATTTTTTCAATCGCATCAAATTCTATTTCTTCTTTGGGGTAAGGAAGTGAGAGGATATCATTTTTTAATGGAACACCTTCTCTTGTCGTGATAATTTTACCGCTTAACAGCCATAACAACGCAGCATAAGATTGATTATTCTTGTACCTTTCTTCAATTTTCTTTAAAAATAACTTGTCCGATACCGGTGCGTGAATACCAAAAATCCCGTCTTTGAAAGTTAAATAATCGTCCCTGTATTCAAGAGGAATAGAATTTACCCCAACTTGCTCTTTAATTAACAGATGTGGAGGTTGAAATATCTCTTTATTCTCCACTCTGGGCCACAAAAAATACTTGCTTTCACACGTCGTTACTGATCTAATTCCTTTTTCAGTGAAACGACCTGTTTCTACATAATTAAACCCGGTAATCCAATCTGCTTTATGTTTTTCTTCAAGAAGTATAAACTCCCTTTCTTCGTTATCTGTTCTGTTCCCTTTCAGAGATAATTGCTTAACACGTCTTACGCGTTCTGAATCAGAGGATTCCTGCCATCCCTCTCCTGTTTTCCAACCATGATTCTGTTCCTTCTCATCGAGGTATTCTCTCAAAGTCCTCTCCTTGCCAATTTTATCCAATAAATTATGCAATCTTCCACCACCCATGAAATTGGCCTGCCATACGCTTGCATTGTTAATGGCAGAGACATGTGACACCTTATGAATATCATAGCGATCTATCTCGAAGTAAATTTTTTCTCCTGATACTTTTGTTCGTCTAAAGATATAGTGAAAACAAGGCCTGTTTTCAGGTTCACTCTTCTCAGCAAAAAAAGCAACAACAGGGGGTTTTGCTGCCGAACTGCTTCCAATGAATAACTTCGCTCTAAGGGGGGAAAAATCGAATATGCGCTTCACGTGGTATCGTTCCATTAAAAACCGTCTGAAATCATGAGAACCAACATTATACAATGTGGGGCCGGAAGGTAGAATCAGACAACAATTACCCCCATTTACAAGTAATTTAAATGATTGTTCCAGAAACAACAACGCTAGTTGATTATCCGGTATGATGGGACGCCCTGGAGAGTTCTCTCTCTCACTTTTATCAACTTTGTCAGCCCAATATGTTAGTTTAGATTCAAAAGGAGGATTACCAATAACAAGTTGAAAATCAATCTTTAAATTCCCTTCACCTAAGGATTTAAAGAAATCTCCTTTGAGCAGGTTCGTACCCACAAGATTATCAAAATGCACATTCCCCCATATCTCTTTTGGTGATAAAGAATCCAATAACGCCAGGCTCAGGCTGAAGTAAGTCAGCGTAACTGCCTCATCCTCTATATCACATCCATAAATATTATTCTGTAAAAGCTGTTTTAATTCTTCGACATCCTCTTTCCCTGGTTTCTTCCAATTGTTTTCCAGACGCCACCACTGGATTATTCTTTTGTAGGCACCCACCAGAAAAATTCCAGATCCGCAAGCAGGATCCAATATTGTAAAATGTTCTTTCGGAACATCCAACGGCATGCATTGGTCAATCAATAATTGAACAAGGTATGGTGGTGTATAGACAACTCCTTTTTTCTTTTGTCCGTTCTCATCAGCCAGAAAATCTTCATAAATATGACTGATCAGCTCAATAGGAAGATAGTTAAACTGATACAGTTTCCAAAGGCTCATCTGCCCCACACTCTGACTTTTTTTTGAGAAAATTTCCATATCACCCATCACAAAATGCTGTAAAAGGGTGAGATCAATTCTCTTTTTGAGTGTTTGTTGTTCTGTGTCACTCAACTGAAAAATTTGTCCGTTAAAATTCTCTTTCTTAGAAAGCTCATTCAATACAGCCAGGAAAGTATCAGGGTTGTCTAAGACCCCCTCCAGGGTAGGATTTTCAGGGTTAAAAGTCCGATAGAATTCAGCCGGATTTAATGCCCCTTTCCCCTCATCATCCACTCTCTCTTCCAGATATTTGATGAGGATCAACATCATTAACAATCTCTTCACCAGAGAGGCATGCTCCTTTCCCACATGAGAAATAATAATTGATTTTACATTACTTAACTGCTTCAACAACTGTTGATATGCACTATCCTGATAATTAAATTTCTTTCCTTGCTCAGACTCCCAAAATAATCCCGAATCAAATTTCCGTGCGTTGTAAAGATCTAATTTCTGTTGTGCATCACTCAGTAAGTTTATCAGATCATGGTGTGATGTAGTAAAATTATTTGAATCGTTTGAAGAGGGCTTCTTACTACAATTAAAGACCAGCACCTGAGACGCTCTGAAAATAAAACAAAAAGGCACTACTCCGGCATTCCAAAGTTGATGATGAATATCTGCATCAGAATCATTATTCCGTTCCACGCCGGATTTATCGTAGAGATAGATTTGCGGTTTTGGAGGTCTGTTGTCCTCATAAAACCGAAAATAAACAGCAGTAGCCCCAAACTCATCAGCCTGTTCTAACGCTAGAAAAAGATCCGGATTTTTCTCCTCTTTCCTTTTAGAGACAAAACGCAAGCCAATGGATTCATTGTCCATTCCTAATTTAGACAAAGCATCGTTGAAAGTTAGTTTCTCTTTGGCACTCATTTTACGCTTCTATTTGTTTTATCACATCACCTGCATTTTCGTTGTAAACTTAATACTTTGCTAACTAAAATCCAATTATTTATCTAATATTTATCCTTATTAATAAAACATACTCAGAGTCTTTTTCTATGTAATAGCTGAAAGCGACATTACGACCTCGACACCTGGAAACCTTTGTGGGAAAGTTGCATCTCCACAAAACGGGCTTTATCGTTCGGCCGGTTCTCCTCTAAAATCTTACGGATCCGCAACGCAGCGTCCGGATCTTTGGCAACCATATAGATGTAGCCCCCACCGCCGGCACCGGGTAGCTTGTACCCAAGGGTATAATCTTTGATCAGATCAATGATCTGTGCCACACCCGGGGGATTGGTCCCTTTGTCCAGCGCATTGTTCTGCTGCCAGCTCTTCAGGATCAGTTTACCGTAAAGGTCAAAATCCCCCCGTTGGATGCACTCCGCCATATCCAGGGCATGTGCTTTCATCTCATGCAGGATGGAGAGATGATACCCTTCGTTCAGGAACATGGACCGCACAATCTCACCCAGGATATTCTTTGCCACACGGGTGATGCCTGTATAGTACAACAGGTGACAGGGAGTCTGCAATGAATCCCTGAAGATGGATTCCGGCAACCAACTCACCTGTGGTTGTTGCAGAAAACCACTCTCCGATTCAAGTAACTTCACACCATGCAAGATGCCGCCATACTGATCCTGCCAGCCACCACCACTGGTGAGCAACTGTTCCAACACCAACGTGATCGTTGCAATCTCCTGTTTGTTCCATTGCAGGCCACAGAAGTCGTTCAGTGCACCCAACACCGTCGCCGCCAAAATAGAACTGGTGCCCAAACCCGACCCTGCAGGGATGGCTGAAAGCAGGGTAACCTCTATCCCTGCACCAAAAGCTTTCAGTTGTTGCTCCAGTGAATCATACCGTTCACCCGCGAACTCAGGCAGAAAGCCACAAAGTGCCAATGCTGCCCGGGGAATGGAGAAGGGTGAGCCCAGCTTGCGGTAGTCCCGCAACTCCTCAAAAGTCTTCACCACCTCCGTTGCACCCATATCAATGGAGCGCAACACGATGTGATGCTCGGCACAAGGCTTCACATAGACCTGCAATGGAGGCTGTCCGTTCAGTTCTATGGCCATGTTCACAACACTCCCACCCGCGTAGAGCGAAAAAGGAGGCGTATCGGTCCACCCTCCGGCAAGATCAATTCTCACCGGACTCCTGCCCCAGACAATCTGATCGGGAAGCGCTGCCAACTTCGGAACACGCTTCTCTCCCGTCACGGCGTTGATCAACCCGTTTCGCAGTAGCGAAAAAGCTTCTGACTCCTCCTTCTCCGCATTCAGGCTGTCGCCCCGCGACGAGAAAAGACGGGAACGGAGCATCCTGTTGTGAATCTTTTGCATGCTATCCGTCTCTTCGTGAAGAGCCCCGGGCACAGGCAACTGCAAACGCGCATAATCTTCCGCAACATCAGAAAGATCGAGCTGATAAAACACACTCTTCTCGTAGTTCTGATCCAACATCGGATAGTTCTTACGTCGGTATTCCGACCGTTGGGCATATAATCGGGACAGTGATGCCCTATCCATCAACGCATCGGCTGAAAAGCGTGTGGAGCGAAGCCAGATATCTTTACCTTCAGCGGATAAGGGTTCCATCCCGATCATCCACTTAAGCACTTGCTCCATTTCTTCTTTTGATTCCAAACAGGGGAAAAGCGGACATTGCTGGAGATCAATCCCGTCACCCCCCAGCAGGTCGGAAGTCAGTTCTCTTTCTTCCAACCACTGACCAATCGGGCGACCCATCCAGATCGTCTCCCTGCTACCGACACTCCCATTGAACGCATCATTGATTCCATAGGGACGAACCACATAACCTGTTTCATCCACCGGTACCATGTCGATGCAGATCCCCTCCGGAAGGTTCACCTGCCAGTCGTTCTCCGGCACCCCTGTAATCACATGATCGGCCGAAAGTCGCCAATGCTTCCCGACGCAAGCATTCTCAATCCATATGTTGCGATTGCTTTCCGTGAAGGAGATATCCACCAACGCGTTCTGGGTGAAGATGGCAGGGTTGGGCTTAATCTTACGGTGCATGATCAGTCGCTGGTCATACACCTTGTTCTGAAGCGCCAGGGTAGATGAGATCATCTCACGACTGGTGCCGTAATGGTAAAACTCACCGCCATTCAGGGGTAGAATCTTTACCGAAAGGTTGTTGATTGCTTCATCTTTGATGGAAGGACGATTACCCAATGCCAGTCCAAACTCGCTGTAAAGGTCATAGAACTGCATCTGCTCTCCATCCCTGTAAGAGCGTTCCCGCAAAAGCTGTACCGCCCGGTCGCTCAGCAACCAGAGGCCGATGTCCATCAGGAAAAAGTGGGAATGCGATAGATCCTCCAAATCACGCAAGGAGGGTTTCTGAAGCATGCAATCCAGTTCTTCAGGGGTCTCTCTTCGTGCAGCGAACACTCCGTGGCGTGTTGCCAGTGAAGCATCCACCCACAGACCATAACAGATCACATCCGCTTCCGGAATCTCCTGCAAGGGCTTCTCAACATGAATGTACACGTCACCGCTCACCACCAGCGTACGCAGTGAAGCGGGCGACTGCTGCATGATCTTCTCATAAAGCGGCAGTTGGAGACTCAGCAGGTCCTGCGACAATCGTTGCCCCCTTGCCCAACGAAATACCGGCACAGGGAGACTTATCTTCCCCGTCACCGCATAGGCAGGGAGGCGACGACTCAGACCACCGGCATGAATCAGGATACGCTTCTCTGCAGACAGCCAGTCGTTAAAATCTACACCCGGATTTTCATCCCGGTAACACTCTTCCAGCAACCAGGTCGTACCACTCCCCGATCCCAACCGTTTGTCCCGAGGGTCCGAGGTATAAAACCACTCCTTCCCACTTCGGTGGTGAAGTTGGTGATAATCCTTTACGGCATTGGGGGGAAGAGAAAGCAGTCGTCGCATCGCTGGTTCAACCAAATTTATTGTAAATCCTCGTCAATCTCCGCTTTCAGTTTCAGCTTACGCACGAAACGCATATCGTGTGCCACCATCTTCTGTACCAATTCGGGGAACGAGGTCTTGGTCGGGTTCCAACCCAACAAAGTTCTTGCCTTAGTTGGATCACCCAGCAGTTGCTCCACCTCGGCCGGGCGGAAGTACTTCTTGTCCACCTCTACCAGCACCTTACCGGAAGCTGCGTCAATCCCTTTCTCGTCCACCCCTTCACCTTCCCAACGCAGGGTGATGCCCGCTTCAGCGAAAGCTAGTGTACAAAACTCCCTGACCGAATGCATCTCGCCGGTCGCAATCACAAAGTCCTCCGGTTCGGGGTGCTGCAGAATCATCCACATGCACTCCACGTAATCCTTCGCATACCCCCAGTCACGCATTGCATCCAGGTTACCCAGGTAAAGCTTGTCCTGCATCCCCTGAGCAATTCTCGCAGCCGCGATGGATATCTTCCTGGTAACGAAAGTCTCACCCCGTCGCTCACTCTCGTGATTGAAGAGGATGCCATTCACAGCATACATGCCGTACGACTCACGGTAGTTCTTCGTAATCCAGAAACCGTATAATTTGGCCACACCGTATGGACTGCGCGGGTAAAAAGGAGTCGTCTCCTTCTGCGGTACCTCCTGCACCAGACCGAACAGTTCTGACGTGGAAGCTTGATAGATACGGGTACTTTTCTCCAGTCCCAGGATGCGCACCGCCTCCAGCAGACGCAGTGTACCCACCGCATCCGTTTCGGCCGTATATTCAGGCACATCAAAGCTCACTTTCACGTGACTCTGGGCAGCCAGGTTGTAAATCTCATCCGGTTGAATATTCTGTATTACCCTGATCAGAGAACTGGAGTCTGTCATATCCGCATAGTGCAGATTGATCAAACGTTTCTGATGCATATCCCGTACCCACTCATCCAGGTAAAGATGTTCAATCCTACCCGTATTAAACGAAGAAGACCGCCGCAGCAGTCCGTGAACTTCGTATCCTTTTTCCAGCAGGAATTCCGCCAAATAAGACCCATCCTGTCCGGTGATACCTGAGATCAATGCTTTTTTTGTCATAATATTATTGGATCAATTATCTTTTAAGTTCAAAAATTTTGTAGAGATACTTCAGGCTCAGCATAAATAGATTGGTATAGATACCATATTTCCTGCAAGCTCTTACAATCTCCTTGTTTAATGTAACGCGACTATTGAAATTCTCCGTGCTAACCCCACCGGTACGCATGGTCACGAAATCCTTTTTGATGTATTTATATTTTATCTTCTCCTTATACAAATAGCGAATCAATAAGTCGTAATCCGAAGCGATTTTGTAATCCAACGCATACAAACCATATTTGTCATAACACTCCTTTTTCATGTAGAAAGAGGGATGAGCCGGCATAAATCCAAATCTAAACAACGAAGGTTTGAATACCGATGAAGAGTAATAGCGTACGCTTTTAGATAGATTATCAGGAGAAACAAAATGCACATCTCCATAGAGGGCGTCAATATCGTTGTTCTTGAACGAATCTACAACTGTTTGAATTACATCATCTGAAGTAAAAAAATCATCTGAGTTCAATATCCCAATCACATCCCCGGTTGCAGCTTGAATCCCCTTGTTCATTGCATCGTAGATGCCTTTATCCGGTTCCGAGATAATTTTCTCTACTCTGTTTGGAATACCATTCACAATCTCGAGCGTATTATCCTTCGATGCCCCGTCAACGATGATATGCTCAATATCATGATAGGTCTGATTGTTTATAGACTTCACACAATCCGCAATATGTGCTGAACTATTGTAGGTTGTTGAAATGATGGAGATCTTCATGGATTTTGTTTTAACCATTCCAACGTTTTCTTTATTCCTTCTTTTCTTGTAAACGGGAGATTTGGTGCCAATTCCTTAGTATTGGATAAATCCAGTACATTATCAGTGGTCATATTTTTTAAACGAAATGATGTCATTGGAAAATTAACACCCACTTTTTTCAAAACATCTCCACCTAGTGCTGCTATTTTTATTAACGAATATGGGATTGTTTTAATTTTTATTCCCAATTCTGTCCCAATCTCATCGGCCCAGGTTCTAATGTTTGTGGGATCATAATCGCCTAAATAAAAAACTCCACTCTGAATATTTTCATAAGGTGCATTTAAAATTGAGTCGATTTGATAGACTATATTTTCAATGTATCCGTAAGTTTTTGTGCAAGCTGTATGGCCAATATGAAAATAACGTTTATCAATAACCATATCAAAGAAATTCCTATAAGGTACACCAAAACCAGGCCCCCATATTGATGTTGGCCGAACAATTGCCCATTCAAAGTTAAGTTTTTCTCTTCTAATAATATTTTCCATTTCAACCTTACTTTGACCATAAATGGTTGAGGGGTCATAATCGGTTGGATGATTTGGAGAGTACCCTGGTTTACATACCAACATAGAAGATGTGAGAATCACCCTTTGTATTTGTTTTAATGTGTTACAAGACTTTATTAAATTTAATGTTCCATATGTATTTGTTTTATATTCGTTTAAAGATTTCCCATTTAAATCAGTCCTTGCTGCCAGATGTAATACATAGTTTGGATTAAAATTTATTACTTCTCTCTCGAGTTTTATTCTATCTGTTATATCTATATTCTTCCAGTATATATTTTGATTTAAGATATTTGGAGCATTTAAATCAAGATTTAAAATATCGCAGTTTTTTTTTGCAAAATGTTCTATTAAGTTTGATCCAATAAAACCTGAACCACCTGTTATTAATATTTTATCTCTCATCATTAAATTTTTAATATTGCAAAATAATAGTTTTCATATTCAATAGCCATTTTTCTAGCATTAAAATGATTTTTAATTGTATCAATGCAATTTGACGAAAGTTTATTATAGTCACTATTTAATAGTTCTTTATATGAAAGAAAAAAATCATTATAATTGTTATTATCAAAGATTTTCCCTATTTCACAATTAGCCTTTTCAAATATTTCCTTATGTGAAGGAATATTAGACAATAAAACAGGAGTTCCA
This genomic window from Dysgonomonadaceae bacterium zrk40 contains:
- a CDS encoding NAD(P)-dependent oxidoreductase, whose translation is MRDKILITGGSGFIGSNLIEHFAKKNCDILNLDLNAPNILNQNIYWKNIDITDRIKLEREVINFNPNYVLHLAARTDLNGKSLNEYKTNTYGTLNLIKSCNTLKQIQRVILTSSMLVCKPGYSPNHPTDYDPSTIYGQSKVEMENIIRREKLNFEWAIVRPTSIWGPGFGVPYRNFFDMVIDKRYFHIGHTACTKTYGYIENIVYQIDSILNAPYENIQSGVFYLGDYDPTNIRTWADEIGTELGIKIKTIPYSLIKIAALGGDVLKKVGVNFPMTSFRLKNMTTDNVLDLSNTKELAPNLPFTRKEGIKKTLEWLKQNP
- the fkp gene encoding bifunctional fucokinase/L-fucose-1-P-guanylyltransferase (functions in salvage pathway converting L-fucose to GDP-L-fucose; contributes to fucosylated cell surface in Bacteriodes fragilis), with protein sequence MRRLLSLPPNAVKDYHQLHHRSGKEWFYTSDPRDKRLGSGSGTTWLLEECYRDENPGVDFNDWLSAEKRILIHAGGLSRRLPAYAVTGKISLPVPVFRWARGQRLSQDLLSLQLPLYEKIMQQSPASLRTLVVSGDVYIHVEKPLQEIPEADVICYGLWVDASLATRHGVFAARRETPEELDCMLQKPSLRDLEDLSHSHFFLMDIGLWLLSDRAVQLLRERSYRDGEQMQFYDLYSEFGLALGNRPSIKDEAINNLSVKILPLNGGEFYHYGTSREMISSTLALQNKVYDQRLIMHRKIKPNPAIFTQNALVDISFTESNRNIWIENACVGKHWRLSADHVITGVPENDWQVNLPEGICIDMVPVDETGYVVRPYGINDAFNGSVGSRETIWMGRPIGQWLEERELTSDLLGGDGIDLQQCPLFPCLESKEEMEQVLKWMIGMEPLSAEGKDIWLRSTRFSADALMDRASLSRLYAQRSEYRRKNYPMLDQNYEKSVFYQLDLSDVAEDYARLQLPVPGALHEETDSMQKIHNRMLRSRLFSSRGDSLNAEKEESEAFSLLRNGLINAVTGEKRVPKLAALPDQIVWGRSPVRIDLAGGWTDTPPFSLYAGGSVVNMAIELNGQPPLQVYVKPCAEHHIVLRSIDMGATEVVKTFEELRDYRKLGSPFSIPRAALALCGFLPEFAGERYDSLEQQLKAFGAGIEVTLLSAIPAGSGLGTSSILAATVLGALNDFCGLQWNKQEIATITLVLEQLLTSGGGWQDQYGGILHGVKLLESESGFLQQPQVSWLPESIFRDSLQTPCHLLYYTGITRVAKNILGEIVRSMFLNEGYHLSILHEMKAHALDMAECIQRGDFDLYGKLILKSWQQNNALDKGTNPPGVAQIIDLIKDYTLGYKLPGAGGGGYIYMVAKDPDAALRIRKILEENRPNDKARFVEMQLSHKGFQVSRS
- a CDS encoding glycosyltransferase, producing the protein MKISIISTTYNSSAHIADCVKSINNQTYHDIEHIIVDGASKDNTLEIVNGIPNRVEKIISEPDKGIYDAMNKGIQAATGDVIGILNSDDFFTSDDVIQTVVDSFKNNDIDALYGDVHFVSPDNLSKSVRYYSSSVFKPSLFRFGFMPAHPSFYMKKECYDKYGLYALDYKIASDYDLLIRYLYKEKIKYKYIKKDFVTMRTGGVSTENFNSRVTLNKEIVRACRKYGIYTNLFMLSLKYLYKIFELKR
- a CDS encoding N-6 DNA methylase, producing the protein MSAKEKLTFNDALSKLGMDNESIGLRFVSKRKEEKNPDLFLALEQADEFGATAVYFRFYEDNRPPKPQIYLYDKSGVERNNDSDADIHHQLWNAGVVPFCFIFRASQVLVFNCSKKPSSNDSNNFTTSHHDLINLLSDAQQKLDLYNARKFDSGLFWESEQGKKFNYQDSAYQQLLKQLSNVKSIIISHVGKEHASLVKRLLMMLILIKYLEERVDDEGKGALNPAEFYRTFNPENPTLEGVLDNPDTFLAVLNELSKKENFNGQIFQLSDTEQQTLKKRIDLTLLQHFVMGDMEIFSKKSQSVGQMSLWKLYQFNYLPIELISHIYEDFLADENGQKKKGVVYTPPYLVQLLIDQCMPLDVPKEHFTILDPACGSGIFLVGAYKRIIQWWRLENNWKKPGKEDVEELKQLLQNNIYGCDIEDEAVTLTYFSLSLALLDSLSPKEIWGNVHFDNLVGTNLLKGDFFKSLGEGNLKIDFQLVIGNPPFESKLTYWADKVDKSERENSPGRPIIPDNQLALLFLEQSFKLLVNGGNCCLILPSGPTLYNVGSHDFRRFLMERYHVKRIFDFSPLRAKLFIGSSSAAKPPVVAFFAEKSEPENRPCFHYIFRRTKVSGEKIYFEIDRYDIHKVSHVSAINNASVWQANFMGGGRLHNLLDKIGKERTLREYLDEKEQNHGWKTGEGWQESSDSERVRRVKQLSLKGNRTDNEEREFILLEEKHKADWITGFNYVETGRFTEKGIRSVTTCESKYFLWPRVENKEIFQPPHLLIKEQVGVNSIPLEYRDDYLTFKDGIFGIHAPVSDKLFLKKIEERYKNNQSYAALLWLLSGKIITTREGVPLKNDILSLPYPKEEIEFDAIEKILLSDISVYYSEFRKLGEKSVVLNRPDKYDLEAYGVLFCSILNSVYDAFKPFKPIVGNEFVAYPFVLGDKPETDIPASIEEIEVKLGNLMESRQGYNIWVRRIVKVYHKNVIFIYKPNQKRYWLRSIAIRDADETFLDLYKQGK
- the gmd gene encoding GDP-mannose 4,6-dehydratase codes for the protein MTKKALISGITGQDGSYLAEFLLEKGYEVHGLLRRSSSFNTGRIEHLYLDEWVRDMHQKRLINLHYADMTDSSSLIRVIQNIQPDEIYNLAAQSHVKVSFDVPEYTAETDAVGTLRLLEAVRILGLEKSTRIYQASTSELFGLVQEVPQKETTPFYPRSPYGVAKLYGFWITKNYRESYGMYAVNGILFNHESERRGETFVTRKISIAAARIAQGMQDKLYLGNLDAMRDWGYAKDYVECMWMILQHPEPEDFVIATGEMHSVREFCTLAFAEAGITLRWEGEGVDEKGIDAASGKVLVEVDKKYFRPAEVEQLLGDPTKARTLLGWNPTKTSFPELVQKMVAHDMRFVRKLKLKAEIDEDLQ
- a CDS encoding transposase: MPIYKSNSILSEISVFFKKDDSNSALFTLTDMLKGFNMSEKVLFGSRSKCNSKYSLLQVLELLIMFPCFMIKNPYNYCRSSLSGFFGCEKDVFYRFVNNEIYDWRKILYHFTIQIWNKVRVRSDHKHQTVCLMVDDTDFPKTGRRIENIGRVYSHLGHKTILGFKSLFLGITDGKSQFILDFAILGEKGKKNNFSMSDKELESRFSRDRDEASPVVTRAKEYGESKIQLMITMIKRAIRKGIRFDYLLADSWFTCSEVIRFIRARHIKCHYLGMIKIGKKGVTKYGFEGKELTARALINLLEARGEARRSRKLGCQYITADVRFAGTDVRIYFVKRKKESWNGIMTTNLSLEFLEAYRIYAMRWSLEVFFKETKGLLGMGKCQSRNFAAQLAATTITALQYNLLSLAKRFTSYETIGGIFRDVQHSGMELSVTERIWGIILEMVKIMTGIFSIEEEEIFDAIINKSDNLAHFINFYELKLAS